Proteins encoded together in one Anoxybacillus flavithermus window:
- the ytaF gene encoding sporulation membrane protein YtaF → MITWSLFLLAFAVSIDGLTVGITYGMRNVHVPLRSLLIISFFSCMTFLVAMGIGRMLYMFFSPTVANAMGGGILIILGLWMIIQSVLKRDKNEEKFLMNVEIRSLGIVIQILRKPTMADFDRSGTITGMEAVFLGIALSLDAFGAGVSAALLNYSVAFTTFLVCLLSLSFLFSGLKIGKSFRKYDWLQKYSFLPGIMLIVIGIFKMR, encoded by the coding sequence ATGATTACATGGTCTTTATTTTTGCTTGCGTTTGCTGTAAGCATTGATGGGTTGACTGTCGGTATTACGTATGGTATGCGGAATGTACATGTTCCGCTTCGTTCGTTGCTGATTATTTCGTTTTTTTCATGCATGACATTTTTAGTAGCGATGGGCATTGGTCGCATGTTATATATGTTTTTTTCTCCAACCGTTGCCAACGCAATGGGTGGGGGGATATTAATCATATTAGGATTATGGATGATTATTCAATCCGTGCTCAAGAGAGATAAAAATGAAGAAAAATTTTTAATGAACGTAGAAATTCGTTCGCTCGGCATTGTCATTCAAATTTTGCGCAAACCAACGATGGCTGATTTTGACCGTTCAGGAACGATTACAGGGATGGAGGCTGTATTTTTAGGAATCGCCTTGTCGCTCGATGCGTTTGGAGCAGGCGTAAGCGCGGCGCTTTTAAACTATTCGGTAGCGTTTACCACATTTCTCGTTTGCTTGCTTAGCCTTAGTTTCTTATTTAGCGGGTTGAAAATTGGAAAATCGTTTAGAAAGTATGACTGGCTACAAAAATACTCGTTTTTACCTGGGATTATGCTTATTGTCATTGGTATTTTTAAAATGAGATAG
- the speD gene encoding adenosylmethionine decarboxylase, with protein MDTMGRHVISELWGCDFDKLNDMEFIEKTFVDAALKSGAEIREVAFHKFAPQGVSGVVIISESHLTIHSFPEHGYASIDVYTCGDLDPTVAADYIAEALGAQTRETIELPRGMGPIEIKQAKAL; from the coding sequence ATGGATACAATGGGTCGTCACGTTATCTCAGAACTTTGGGGATGCGATTTTGATAAGTTAAATGACATGGAGTTTATTGAGAAAACATTTGTTGATGCAGCGTTAAAGTCTGGTGCTGAAATTCGTGAAGTTGCGTTTCATAAATTTGCACCACAAGGCGTTAGCGGTGTTGTAATCATTTCTGAATCACATTTAACTATCCATAGTTTTCCTGAGCATGGCTATGCTAGCATTGATGTGTACACATGTGGTGATTTAGATCCAACGGTTGCGGCGGATTACATCGCTGAAGCATTAGGTGCGCAAACGCGTGAAACAATTGAATTGCCTCGTGGTATGGGTCCAATTGAAA
- a CDS encoding glyceraldehyde-3-phosphate dehydrogenase: MKARVAINGFGRIGRMVFRKAIMDNDVDIVAINASYPPETLAHLIKYDSNHGKFDGDVVPVEDGLIVNGKKVQLLNSRDPRLLPWGGLQIDIVIEATGKFNAKEKAMMHVEAGAKRVILTAPGKDEDVTIVMGVNEHMLSPEHVIISNASCTTNCLAPVVKVLDEAFGIENGLMTTVHAYTNDQKNIDNPHKDLRRARSCAQSIIPTTTGAAKALALVLPHLKGKMHGMALRVPTPNVSLVDVVVDVKKDVTVDEVNEAFMQAARGELKGILDVTMEPLVSIDFNTNPHSAIVDGLSTMVIENRKVKVLAWYDNEWGYSCRVVDLTKLVAEQLLKNEAVANV, from the coding sequence ATGAAAGCGAGAGTAGCGATTAACGGGTTCGGACGCATTGGACGTATGGTGTTCCGAAAAGCTATTATGGACAATGATGTTGACATTGTAGCCATTAATGCGAGCTATCCGCCTGAAACGTTAGCTCATTTAATAAAATATGATTCGAACCATGGTAAATTTGATGGGGATGTCGTTCCTGTTGAAGATGGTTTAATTGTAAATGGAAAAAAAGTACAACTATTAAATTCACGTGATCCACGACTATTACCGTGGGGAGGGCTTCAAATCGATATCGTTATCGAAGCAACGGGAAAGTTTAACGCAAAAGAAAAGGCGATGATGCACGTCGAAGCGGGAGCAAAGCGCGTCATTTTAACTGCACCAGGAAAAGATGAAGATGTGACGATTGTAATGGGAGTCAATGAACATATGCTTTCTCCAGAGCACGTCATCATTTCAAACGCTTCATGCACAACAAACTGTTTAGCACCTGTTGTGAAAGTGCTTGATGAAGCGTTTGGTATCGAAAATGGACTTATGACAACTGTTCATGCCTACACAAACGATCAAAAAAACATCGATAATCCACATAAAGATTTACGTCGAGCACGTTCGTGTGCACAATCGATCATCCCGACAACAACAGGTGCGGCTAAAGCCTTAGCACTTGTATTGCCACATTTAAAAGGAAAAATGCACGGCATGGCGTTGCGCGTTCCGACGCCAAACGTTTCACTTGTTGACGTCGTTGTCGATGTGAAAAAAGATGTGACAGTCGATGAAGTGAATGAAGCATTTATGCAAGCAGCTCGCGGGGAGTTAAAAGGCATTTTAGACGTGACGATGGAACCGCTTGTATCCATTGATTTTAATACAAATCCACATTCTGCGATTGTTGATGGGTTATCGACAATGGTGATCGAAAATCGGAAAGTAAAAGTGTTAGCATGGTATGATAACGAATGGGGCTATTCATGTCGGGTTGTTGATTTAACAAAACTAGTTGCGGAACAATTGTTAAAAAATGAAGCGGTTGCGAATGTATAA
- the coaE gene encoding dephospho-CoA kinase (Dephospho-CoA kinase (CoaE) performs the final step in coenzyme A biosynthesis.) yields the protein MVLTIGLTGGIASGKSTVAAMFRDLHIPVIDADEIAHRVTAIDGEAYQSIVETFGSDILDSNGAIDRRKLGAIVFHDEQKRKQLNAIVHPLVRKHMLQQKEQYARRGEKSVVLDIPLLFESKLEHLVDRILVVYVDEQTQLRRLCERNGFSVEEARARMKAQMPLGEKRKKADAVIDNNGTIEETKRQLHACLMRWGILEK from the coding sequence GTGGTGTTAACGATCGGATTAACAGGGGGCATCGCAAGTGGAAAAAGTACGGTCGCGGCGATGTTCCGTGACTTACATATCCCTGTCATTGATGCAGATGAAATCGCTCACCGTGTCACAGCCATCGACGGTGAAGCGTATCAATCAATTGTTGAAACGTTTGGAAGCGACATTTTAGACTCAAATGGTGCGATTGATCGACGTAAGCTTGGTGCGATCGTATTTCATGATGAACAAAAGCGAAAACAGTTAAATGCCATCGTTCATCCGCTCGTACGTAAACATATGCTACAACAAAAAGAGCAATATGCAAGAAGAGGGGAAAAATCTGTTGTTCTCGATATCCCGCTTTTATTTGAAAGTAAATTAGAACATCTCGTTGATCGTATTCTTGTCGTATATGTAGACGAACAAACGCAGCTACGGCGTCTTTGTGAGCGTAACGGTTTTTCCGTTGAAGAAGCACGGGCGCGCATGAAAGCACAAATGCCACTTGGAGAAAAAAGAAAGAAAGCCGATGCAGTTATTGATAATAACGGAACGATTGAAGAAACGAAACGACAATTGCATGCATGTTTAATGCGTTGGGGTATCCTTGAAAAATAG